The proteins below are encoded in one region of Pseudoduganella armeniaca:
- a CDS encoding nucleotidyltransferase family protein gives MKAMILAAGKGTRVRPLTYELPKPMIPILGKPVMAYLVEHLARYGVTEIMVNVSYLHEKIEEYFGEGHQFGVQIGYSFEGYTNDEGEVVPEPLGSAGGMKKIQEFGGFFDETTIVLCGDALIDLDLKSALFEHRRKGALATVITREVPLDKVSSYGVVVSDKDGRITEFQEKPSPEEAKSNCASTGIYIFEPEVIDLIPSDRPFDIGSELFPLLAEKGMPFYSQTRKFNWIDIGSVKDYWEVLQGVLLGEVTNMAVPGIQVDEGLWVGLNTSIDWSEGTRIEGPVYIGSGVKVDAGATIIGPTWIGHGSHICAGATVTRSVLFEYTRVLPDVSLDELIVFKDYSVDRSGEMKHISQYESGEWANARDRRAARRREEPATAELHHLQQKKA, from the coding sequence ATGAAAGCAATGATCCTCGCTGCCGGCAAAGGCACGCGCGTTCGCCCACTGACCTACGAGCTGCCCAAGCCGATGATCCCGATCCTGGGCAAGCCGGTCATGGCCTACCTGGTGGAGCACCTGGCCCGCTACGGCGTGACCGAAATCATGGTCAACGTCAGTTACCTGCATGAGAAGATCGAAGAGTACTTCGGCGAAGGCCACCAGTTCGGTGTCCAGATCGGCTACTCGTTCGAGGGCTACACCAACGACGAAGGCGAAGTGGTGCCGGAGCCGCTCGGTTCCGCCGGCGGCATGAAGAAGATCCAGGAATTCGGTGGCTTCTTCGATGAAACCACGATCGTGCTGTGCGGCGACGCACTGATCGACCTGGACCTGAAGTCGGCGCTGTTCGAACACCGCCGCAAGGGCGCGCTGGCCACCGTCATCACGCGCGAGGTTCCGCTGGACAAGGTGTCCAGCTATGGCGTCGTCGTCAGCGACAAGGACGGCCGCATCACCGAATTCCAGGAAAAACCGTCGCCGGAAGAAGCGAAATCGAACTGCGCCAGCACGGGCATCTACATCTTCGAACCGGAAGTCATCGACCTGATTCCTTCCGACCGCCCATTCGACATCGGTTCCGAGCTGTTCCCGTTGCTGGCCGAGAAGGGCATGCCGTTCTACAGCCAGACCCGCAAGTTCAACTGGATCGACATCGGTTCTGTCAAGGACTACTGGGAAGTGCTGCAGGGCGTCTTGCTGGGCGAAGTGACCAATATGGCCGTGCCGGGCATCCAGGTCGACGAAGGCCTGTGGGTCGGTTTGAATACCAGCATCGACTGGAGCGAAGGCACCAGGATCGAGGGCCCCGTCTACATCGGTTCCGGTGTCAAGGTCGACGCAGGCGCTACAATCATCGGTCCGACCTGGATCGGCCATGGCAGCCACATTTGCGCCGGTGCCACCGTAACGCGCAGCGTGCTGTTCGAATACACCCGAGTGTTACCGGATGTTTCACTCGACGAATTGATCGTGTTCAAGGATTATAGTGTGGACCGGTCTGGCGAAATGAAGCATATTTCGCAATACGAGTCGGGCGAATGGGCCAATGCACGCGACCGCCGCGCCGCCCGCCGCCGTGAAGAGCCGGCGACAGCAGAATTACACCACTTACAACAGAAGAAAGCATGA
- a CDS encoding mannose-1-phosphate guanylyltransferase/mannose-6-phosphate isomerase produces the protein MKIYPVILSGGAGTRLWPLSRAALPKQLLPLVNDKTMLQDTALRLTGRPSGTSAGAPQLMQPLIICGNEHRFLVAEQLREINVKPLGILLEPEGRNTAPAVAAAAHYLKAIDAEAVMLVLPADHVIADTEAFHAAIARAANLAQDGALATFGIVPTGPETGYGYIKSGEPLPTEDRGYKVERFVEKPDRATAEGFVAAGNYYWNSGMFLFRAASYLSELEQFQPAIASASAEAVNKGYRDLDFCRLDETAFAASPSDSIDYAVMEHTRHAVVVPASIGWSDVGSWSALWEVQERNEDGNACRGDVYLDGVKNSLVRAESRCVAVIGVEDVVIVETNDAVLVAHKDQVQRVKHVVEHLKCQDRTEHLHHTKVYRPWGCYEGIDIGDRFQVKRITVNPGGKLSLQMHHHRAEHWIVVSGTAKVTCGDKVQLLTENESTYIPIGMNHRLENPGKLPLHLIEVQSGSYLGEDDIVRFEDVYQRA, from the coding sequence ATGAAGATATATCCCGTTATCCTGTCCGGCGGCGCCGGCACCCGCCTGTGGCCCCTGTCGCGTGCGGCCCTGCCGAAGCAATTGCTGCCCCTGGTCAACGACAAGACCATGCTGCAGGACACGGCACTGCGCCTGACTGGCCGCCCGAGCGGCACGTCGGCTGGCGCACCGCAGCTGATGCAGCCGCTGATCATCTGCGGCAACGAACACCGCTTCCTGGTGGCCGAGCAGTTGCGCGAAATTAACGTCAAGCCGCTCGGCATCCTGCTGGAGCCGGAGGGCCGCAACACGGCACCGGCCGTGGCAGCGGCGGCGCATTACCTGAAGGCGATCGATGCGGAGGCCGTCATGCTGGTGCTGCCGGCCGACCACGTGATCGCCGACACCGAAGCCTTCCACGCCGCCATCGCCCGTGCCGCCAACCTGGCGCAGGACGGCGCGCTGGCCACGTTCGGCATCGTCCCGACCGGGCCGGAAACGGGCTACGGCTACATCAAGAGCGGCGAGCCGCTGCCGACGGAAGACCGCGGCTACAAGGTGGAGCGCTTCGTCGAGAAGCCGGACCGTGCCACGGCCGAGGGCTTCGTCGCCGCCGGCAATTATTACTGGAACAGCGGCATGTTCCTGTTCCGTGCGGCCAGCTACCTGAGCGAATTGGAGCAGTTCCAGCCGGCGATCGCCAGCGCCAGCGCGGAAGCCGTCAACAAGGGCTACCGCGACCTGGACTTCTGCCGCCTGGACGAGACGGCGTTTGCCGCCAGCCCGTCCGACTCGATCGACTACGCCGTGATGGAGCACACCCGCCACGCCGTGGTCGTGCCGGCCTCGATCGGCTGGAGCGACGTGGGCTCGTGGTCCGCGCTGTGGGAAGTGCAGGAGCGTAACGAAGACGGCAACGCCTGCCGCGGCGACGTCTACCTGGACGGCGTGAAGAACTCGCTGGTGCGCGCCGAAAGCCGCTGCGTGGCCGTGATCGGCGTCGAGGACGTCGTCATCGTCGAAACCAACGACGCGGTGCTGGTCGCGCACAAGGACCAGGTCCAGCGCGTCAAGCACGTGGTCGAGCACCTGAAGTGCCAGGACCGCACGGAACACCTGCACCACACCAAGGTGTACCGTCCGTGGGGCTGCTACGAAGGCATCGACATCGGCGACCGCTTCCAGGTCAAGCGGATCACGGTAAACCCGGGCGGCAAGCTGTCGCTGCAGATGCACCACCACCGCGCCGAACACTGGATCGTCGTATCGGGTACCGCCAAGGTCACGTGCGGCGACAAGGTCCAGCTGCTGACGGAAAACGAATCGACGTATATCCCGATCGGCATGAACCACCGCCTGGAAAACCCGGGCAAGCTGCCGCTGCACCTGATCGAAGTGCAGTCGGGCAGCTATCTGGGCGAGGACGACATCGTTCGCTTCGAGGACGTGTACCAGCGCGCCTGA
- a CDS encoding FxDxF family PEP-CTERM protein, whose product MKNTIFAAALLAASMTTAGATNISSPAETLTLTVGKNSVSFGNTFANAKAGDLFSDRFYFTLKGESDLSINLTSVRASTATDLTLTGFSLFDADTNATVNGKQLLTGAREYWKLTANDLAAGHYYLTVAGKTVGAGGSFAGNGVIEVSPVPEPGTTAMLLGGLAVLGVAARRRRN is encoded by the coding sequence ATGAAAAACACGATTTTCGCAGCAGCGCTGCTGGCGGCGTCGATGACGACCGCGGGCGCGACCAATATCAGCTCGCCGGCTGAGACCTTGACCCTGACGGTAGGCAAGAATTCGGTCAGCTTCGGCAATACCTTCGCGAACGCGAAGGCGGGCGACCTTTTCAGCGACCGCTTCTACTTCACGCTGAAGGGCGAGAGCGACCTGTCGATCAACCTGACGTCGGTGCGCGCTTCGACCGCCACGGACCTGACCCTGACCGGCTTCAGCCTGTTCGACGCCGACACCAACGCGACGGTCAACGGCAAGCAGCTGCTGACCGGTGCGAGAGAGTATTGGAAGCTGACGGCCAACGACCTGGCCGCGGGCCATTACTACCTGACCGTCGCCGGCAAGACCGTCGGTGCGGGCGGCTCGTTCGCCGGCAACGGCGTCATCGAAGTCAGCCCGGTACCGGAACCCGGCACCACTGCAATGCTGCTGGGCGGCCTGGCTGTCCTGGGTGTGGCCGCGCGCCGCCGTCGCAACTGA
- a CDS encoding FxDxF family PEP-CTERM protein, with the protein MTKLIKYCLAAALAFGSAQASAGYIDLSQVQDVSAVLEEASSYDFGHRIVTTAAPGAANNGFSDRYTFALTTSYQTNALMTSTLYSDNTGLVITGFNLRTGAGALVFAGSVNPLFDAADQAWEFAGDRALTSGSYYLEVTGYTTAADASYSGTLAINAVPEPTSLALMLGGLAVLGVAMRRRA; encoded by the coding sequence ATGACCAAACTGATCAAATACTGCCTGGCCGCCGCGCTGGCCTTCGGTTCCGCCCAGGCGAGTGCCGGTTATATCGACCTGAGCCAGGTGCAGGACGTGTCCGCCGTGCTGGAAGAAGCCAGCTCGTACGACTTCGGCCACCGCATCGTGACGACGGCCGCGCCGGGCGCCGCCAACAACGGTTTCAGCGACCGCTACACGTTCGCGCTGACCACGTCCTACCAGACCAATGCGCTGATGACGTCGACGCTGTACAGCGATAACACCGGTCTCGTGATCACCGGCTTCAACCTGCGCACCGGCGCGGGCGCGTTGGTCTTCGCAGGCAGCGTCAATCCGCTGTTCGACGCCGCCGACCAGGCCTGGGAATTCGCAGGCGACCGCGCGCTGACCAGTGGCAGCTACTACCTGGAAGTGACGGGCTACACGACCGCCGCCGACGCCAGCTACAGCGGCACGCTGGCGATCAACGCCGTGCCGGAACCGACCTCGCTGGCCTTGATGCTGGGCGGTCTGGCGGTGCTGGGTGTGGCGATGCGCCGCCGCGCCTGA
- a CDS encoding TIGR03790 family protein: protein MRIIPSVLALLLAASGAHAQGSAPGLQPSQLALVINDDEPNSVEIGELYRTARGIPERNIVHVRIPNKPRKLDAEQFARLKQEIDSKLGAEVEAVLMVWTAPYAVECNGITAAYTLGFDPDQCNKSCGPGRQSAFFNAAPGVRPSERQLRLSMLLPTESVEQARALIERGKAAGFSTPAAGAYFLVTSEGARNSRARFFPPSGSVPQRKLTIHTLREDAIEGKRDIMFYQTGKARVDKLDTLRFLPGALADHLTSFGGDLLGKGR, encoded by the coding sequence TTGCGTATCATCCCCTCCGTGCTGGCGCTGCTGCTGGCGGCATCGGGCGCCCATGCCCAAGGCAGCGCACCCGGCCTGCAGCCATCCCAACTGGCGCTGGTCATCAATGACGATGAACCCAACAGCGTGGAGATCGGCGAGCTGTACCGCACCGCGCGCGGCATCCCCGAGCGCAATATCGTCCACGTGCGCATTCCCAACAAGCCACGCAAGCTCGATGCCGAACAGTTCGCCCGGTTGAAGCAGGAGATCGACAGCAAGCTGGGCGCGGAAGTGGAAGCGGTGCTGATGGTGTGGACGGCGCCGTATGCCGTCGAGTGCAACGGCATCACGGCCGCCTACACGCTGGGCTTCGATCCCGACCAGTGCAACAAGTCTTGCGGGCCCGGCCGCCAGAGCGCGTTCTTCAACGCCGCACCCGGCGTGCGGCCGTCGGAACGACAGCTGCGCTTGTCCATGTTGCTGCCGACCGAATCGGTCGAGCAGGCCAGGGCGCTGATCGAACGAGGCAAGGCGGCGGGTTTCAGCACGCCCGCCGCCGGGGCCTATTTCCTCGTCACCAGCGAAGGCGCACGTAACAGTCGCGCACGGTTCTTTCCGCCGTCCGGCTCGGTACCGCAACGCAAGCTGACGATCCACACGCTGCGCGAGGATGCCATCGAAGGCAAGCGCGACATCATGTTCTACCAGACCGGCAAGGCGCGCGTCGACAAGCTCGACACCTTGCGCTTCCTGCCGGGCGCGCTGGCCGACCACCTGACCTCGTTCGGCGGCGACCTGCTGGGGAAGGGCAGATGA
- a CDS encoding ExeM/NucH family extracellular endonuclease: protein MTFHASSRAVPGRLTVLAALLAAFATSAAPAFAASDIVISQAYGGGGNSGATIKSDFVELFNRGTAAVTLTNWSVQYASAGGTAWQVTTIPTVTLQPGQYYLIQQASGSGGSVALSPDLTGTIPMGGSGGKVALVRATTALTGPNPAGANVADLVGWGSNANGFEGSGPAGGTANATAAVRNEAGCVDTDDNAGDFTIATPTPRNTATPANVCGAPSVKPIVPNCPASLGVAQGYAGVALLSASDVDGIVNGATITSSPVAGITLAGFSAAGEAGASASARLEVAANVPLGSYPVTIRFVNDQAQEASCTVNVAVQALAAVTRTIPQIQGAGAASPVANTTQTTQGVVTAKVAGGFFLQDAAGDGDPATSDGLFVYSSTAADNVSVGQLVRVTGTVVEFTPNGANRSYTEMKDVTAAVALSGGHSVAPTNITLPNARLDQVEGMLVRFTSPLTISQTSYVGSRGELTLSSGRLEIPTNRYVPGSAEALALAAANANNRIVLDDGLFTAPTTIPYIGEGPTVRAGDTVTDLTGVVDFGAIGGGGAGFKLQPTAAPLIARDNPREGAPLLPSGNVKVASANVLNFFTTFTNGVNHLGQTTAGCTIGSSTSRSNCRGADNLAEYVRQRDKIVAELKGIDADVFGLMEIQNDGDYSAGVLVDSLNAAYGAQVYAVVPKPLATGTDAIRVAMIYKPGKLTLAGQAMADADGVNNRPPMAQSFVAANGEKFTLVVNHLKSKGSCPSGDGANADNGDGQSCWNGTRVLQAQRLVNTFLPQVVAAANDPDVLVIGDMNSYGMEDPIRTITAAGYVNQLERFVRPAGLPYSYVFGHEAGYLDHALASAALSPQVVGAAEWHVNADEPEVIDYNLDGKPQDLYNALPYRASDHDPVVISLNLVPSYVDVTASVQKVSSGLVFNRATQLFTGTITLVNKSGATLNGPLQLSLAGLTSGVTLVNATGSKNGAPYITVNGGLAAGVQVVVPVTFSNPAKAGLTYTAKVYSGNF, encoded by the coding sequence ATGACCTTCCACGCTTCATCGCGCGCCGTGCCTGGCCGCCTGACCGTCCTGGCAGCATTATTGGCCGCGTTTGCCACATCGGCCGCGCCAGCGTTTGCCGCGTCCGACATCGTCATCAGCCAGGCCTACGGCGGCGGCGGCAACAGCGGTGCCACCATCAAGTCCGACTTCGTCGAACTGTTCAACCGGGGTACCGCGGCCGTCACGCTGACGAACTGGAGCGTTCAATATGCCAGCGCCGGTGGCACTGCCTGGCAGGTCACGACCATCCCGACGGTCACCCTGCAGCCAGGCCAGTACTACCTGATCCAGCAAGCGTCCGGCAGCGGCGGCAGCGTCGCCTTGAGCCCGGACCTGACCGGCACCATTCCGATGGGCGGCAGCGGCGGCAAGGTTGCGCTGGTGCGTGCCACCACGGCGTTGACGGGCCCGAATCCAGCCGGCGCCAACGTGGCGGACCTGGTGGGTTGGGGCAGTAACGCCAACGGCTTCGAGGGCAGCGGCCCGGCCGGCGGTACCGCCAACGCCACCGCCGCGGTACGCAACGAAGCGGGCTGCGTCGACACGGACGACAACGCGGGCGACTTCACGATCGCCACGCCGACGCCACGCAACACCGCCACGCCGGCAAACGTGTGCGGCGCCCCAAGCGTCAAGCCGATCGTGCCGAACTGCCCGGCCAGCCTGGGCGTGGCGCAGGGCTATGCCGGCGTCGCGCTGCTGTCGGCCAGCGACGTGGACGGCATCGTCAACGGCGCCACCATCACCTCCAGCCCGGTTGCCGGCATCACGCTGGCGGGCTTCAGCGCCGCCGGCGAGGCCGGCGCCAGCGCCAGCGCGCGCCTGGAAGTGGCCGCCAACGTGCCGCTGGGCAGCTATCCCGTCACGATCCGCTTCGTCAACGACCAGGCTCAGGAAGCGTCGTGCACCGTCAACGTGGCAGTGCAGGCGCTGGCCGCCGTGACGCGCACGATCCCGCAGATCCAGGGGGCCGGCGCGGCCAGCCCGGTGGCCAACACGACGCAGACCACGCAGGGCGTCGTCACCGCCAAGGTGGCGGGCGGCTTCTTCCTGCAGGATGCGGCGGGCGACGGCGATCCGGCCACCTCCGACGGCCTGTTCGTCTACAGCAGCACGGCGGCCGACAACGTGTCGGTGGGCCAGCTGGTGCGCGTGACCGGCACCGTCGTCGAGTTCACGCCGAACGGCGCCAACCGTTCGTACACGGAAATGAAGGACGTCACGGCGGCCGTCGCGCTGTCCGGCGGCCACAGCGTGGCGCCGACCAATATCACGCTGCCGAACGCGCGCCTGGACCAGGTCGAAGGCATGCTGGTGCGCTTCACCAGTCCGCTGACGATCTCGCAGACGTCGTATGTGGGCAGCCGCGGCGAGCTGACCTTGTCGTCCGGCCGCCTGGAAATCCCGACCAACCGCTACGTGCCGGGTTCGGCCGAAGCGCTGGCGCTGGCCGCGGCCAACGCCAACAACCGCATCGTGCTGGACGACGGCCTGTTCACGGCGCCGACCACGATCCCGTACATCGGCGAGGGCCCGACCGTGCGCGCCGGCGATACCGTCACCGACCTGACCGGCGTGGTGGACTTCGGCGCCATTGGCGGCGGCGGTGCCGGCTTCAAGCTGCAGCCGACTGCCGCCCCGCTGATCGCGCGCGACAATCCGCGCGAAGGGGCGCCGCTGCTGCCGAGCGGTAACGTCAAGGTGGCCAGCGCCAACGTGCTGAACTTCTTCACGACGTTCACCAACGGCGTCAACCACCTGGGCCAGACCACGGCCGGCTGCACCATCGGCAGCTCCACCAGCCGCAGCAACTGCCGCGGCGCGGACAACCTGGCCGAATACGTGCGCCAGCGCGACAAGATCGTCGCCGAACTGAAAGGCATCGATGCCGACGTGTTCGGCCTGATGGAAATCCAGAACGACGGCGACTACTCGGCCGGCGTGCTGGTGGACAGCCTGAACGCGGCCTACGGCGCGCAGGTGTATGCCGTGGTACCGAAGCCGCTGGCAACCGGCACGGACGCGATCCGCGTGGCGATGATCTACAAGCCGGGCAAGCTGACGCTGGCCGGCCAGGCGATGGCGGATGCCGATGGCGTCAACAACCGTCCGCCGATGGCGCAAAGCTTCGTCGCCGCCAACGGCGAGAAGTTCACGCTGGTCGTCAACCACCTGAAGTCGAAGGGCAGCTGCCCGAGCGGCGACGGTGCCAATGCGGACAACGGCGACGGCCAGTCGTGCTGGAACGGCACCCGCGTGCTGCAGGCGCAGCGCCTGGTCAACACGTTCCTGCCGCAGGTCGTGGCGGCCGCCAACGATCCGGACGTGCTGGTGATCGGCGACATGAACTCCTACGGCATGGAAGACCCGATCCGCACCATCACGGCGGCCGGCTACGTCAACCAGCTGGAGCGCTTCGTGCGCCCGGCCGGCCTGCCGTACTCGTACGTGTTCGGTCACGAGGCGGGCTACCTGGACCACGCGCTGGCCAGCGCCGCGCTGAGCCCGCAGGTGGTCGGCGCCGCCGAGTGGCACGTCAATGCCGACGAGCCGGAAGTGATCGACTACAACCTGGACGGCAAGCCGCAGGACCTGTACAACGCGCTGCCGTACCGCGCTTCCGACCACGACCCGGTCGTCATCAGCCTGAACCTGGTGCCGAGCTACGTGGACGTCACGGCCAGCGTGCAGAAGGTCAGCTCCGGCCTGGTGTTCAACCGCGCCACGCAGCTGTTCACCGGCACGATCACCTTGGTCAACAAGTCGGGCGCCACGCTGAACGGGCCGCTGCAGCTGTCGCTGGCAGGCCTGACGAGTGGCGTCACACTGGTCAACGCCACCGGCAGCAAGAACGGCGCGCCGTACATCACCGTCAACGGTGGCCTGGCCGCCGGTGTGCAGGTCGTGGTGCCGGTAACTTTCAGCAATCCGGCGAAAGCGGGCCTGACCTATACGGCCAAGGTCTACAGCGGCAACTTCTAA
- a CDS encoding NF038129 family PEP-CTERM protein yields MSKAIPLARVVAALALALAGAHAAADTSFNVSIDTSGFGVASGWLDLQFNGPGVDLAPAATVTLTDFAGFDASAEVITAGQVAGSLATGYTIGNGDGWNDLFHAVSYGSVLSFKVTFAGDADLSGDIGQSVFGVSAYAADQETLLGGSRALDGSLGTITWTPATVLGGTGSTSFALNADAIAISAVPEPSSWLMMGVGAMLAAGAARRSRRA; encoded by the coding sequence ATGAGCAAAGCAATTCCCCTGGCCCGCGTCGTTGCCGCGCTGGCCCTGGCCCTGGCGGGCGCGCACGCGGCCGCCGATACGAGCTTCAACGTGTCGATCGACACCAGCGGTTTCGGTGTCGCGTCCGGCTGGCTGGACCTGCAGTTCAACGGTCCCGGCGTCGACCTGGCGCCGGCCGCAACGGTCACGCTGACGGATTTCGCCGGCTTCGACGCCAGCGCTGAAGTCATCACGGCAGGGCAGGTGGCCGGTTCGCTGGCGACCGGCTACACGATCGGCAATGGCGACGGCTGGAACGACCTGTTCCATGCGGTCAGCTACGGCAGCGTGCTGAGCTTCAAGGTCACGTTTGCCGGCGACGCCGATCTGTCCGGCGACATCGGCCAGTCGGTCTTCGGCGTCTCGGCCTACGCGGCCGACCAGGAGACGCTGCTGGGCGGCTCGCGCGCGCTGGACGGCAGTCTGGGCACGATCACGTGGACGCCAGCTACGGTGCTGGGTGGCACGGGCAGCACGTCGTTCGCACTGAACGCCGATGCCATCGCCATTTCGGCGGTGCCGGAACCGTCGTCGTGGCTGATGATGGGCGTCGGCGCGATGCTGGCGGCCGGCGCCGCGCGCCGTTCCCGCCGCGCTTGA
- a CDS encoding LuxR C-terminal-related transcriptional regulator, with the protein MPIQSVDHPAAPQAEQARQLYLLHALADALDLRELHQLRYWAQGPLQAVLPHAVLACIRLGSDGEPLRIECLHGGVATSALTDALCDPVRGLAMAAQRLWRRRDDVPLLLHQGSVERHYEAAQLLRRLAALGLHDALAHGTPTLPGGSTFFLLCGLPHRPSLREAGDLRVLLPALHLALQRICVAGAQRGPVVRALSPREAEVLHWLREGKSNDEIGQILGISGLTVKNHLQRLYKLLGVSNRAHAVARSDALALSATAIQSISKSGRN; encoded by the coding sequence ATGCCAATCCAGAGCGTCGACCATCCCGCGGCACCCCAGGCGGAGCAAGCGCGGCAGCTGTATTTGCTGCACGCGCTGGCCGACGCGCTCGACCTGCGCGAATTGCACCAGCTGCGGTACTGGGCGCAAGGGCCGTTGCAGGCGGTGCTGCCGCACGCGGTGCTGGCCTGTATCCGGCTGGGCTCGGATGGCGAGCCGCTGCGCATCGAATGCCTGCACGGCGGCGTGGCCACGTCGGCGTTGACGGACGCGCTGTGCGATCCCGTGCGCGGTCTCGCGATGGCGGCGCAACGGCTGTGGCGCCGCCGCGATGACGTGCCCCTGCTGCTGCACCAGGGCAGTGTCGAGCGTCATTACGAAGCGGCCCAGCTGCTGCGCCGGCTGGCGGCGCTGGGCCTGCACGACGCGCTGGCGCACGGCACGCCCACGCTGCCCGGCGGCAGCACCTTCTTCCTGCTGTGCGGCCTGCCGCACCGGCCCAGCTTGCGGGAGGCGGGCGACCTGCGCGTGCTGCTGCCCGCGCTGCACCTGGCCCTGCAGCGCATCTGCGTGGCGGGCGCCCAGCGCGGCCCGGTGGTACGCGCACTGTCGCCGCGCGAGGCGGAGGTGCTGCATTGGCTGCGCGAAGGCAAGAGCAACGACGAGATCGGCCAGATCCTCGGCATCAGCGGCCTGACCGTCAAGAACCACCTGCAGCGCCTGTATAAACTGCTGGGTGTCAGCAACCGCGCGCACGCCGTGGCGCGCAGCGATGCGCTGGCCCTGTCGGCTACTGCAATTCAATCAATTTCCAAATCTGGACGCAACTAG
- the gspG gene encoding type II secretion system major pseudopilin GspG has product MQAAKVYRKQSRAVRGFTLLELLVVIVIIGLLAAYVGPKYFSQLGKSEVTVAKAQIEAFEKSLDTYRLDLGRYPTTEEGMGALMTAPPTAGAKWNGPYLKKGVPADPWGRPYQYKSPGSKGEYEITSLGKDGQPGGTGDNADITSQ; this is encoded by the coding sequence ATGCAAGCAGCAAAGGTTTATCGTAAGCAGTCCCGCGCCGTGCGCGGCTTTACGCTGCTGGAATTACTCGTCGTGATCGTCATCATCGGTTTGCTGGCGGCTTACGTCGGCCCGAAATACTTCTCGCAGCTGGGCAAGTCGGAAGTGACGGTCGCCAAGGCGCAGATCGAGGCGTTCGAGAAATCGCTCGACACCTACCGCCTCGACTTGGGCCGCTATCCGACCACGGAAGAAGGCATGGGCGCGCTGATGACGGCGCCGCCGACCGCGGGCGCCAAATGGAACGGCCCGTACCTGAAGAAGGGCGTGCCGGCCGATCCTTGGGGCCGTCCGTACCAGTACAAGTCGCCCGGCAGCAAGGGCGAATATGAAATCACGTCGCTCGGCAAGGACGGCCAGCCCGGCGGTACCGGCGACAACGCCGACATCACCTCGCAGTAA